The following proteins are co-located in the Peromyscus eremicus chromosome 13, PerEre_H2_v1, whole genome shotgun sequence genome:
- the Lrrc30 gene encoding leucine-rich repeat-containing protein 30 — translation MGAKQSRTGANEKDPKRLLPGKRQKFSSWDDTLLLGKDPRSLLKRGMRHVSFSLVTKGMTDVPDFLWGLLEVQKLNLSHNQLRVLPPEVGRLTRIVVLNLCGNRLKSLPREVSLLQSLKVLFLNMNCLAEVPAELSLCKNLEVLSMSHNCLSQLPASFADLSRLRKLNLSNNYFAHIPICVFSLKELDFLHVGSNRLENIAESIQCLASLQIFIAESNNIHSFPRSLCLVTSLELLNLNNNDIQTLPDELYLLCRLGRIAWNPMDKGLHISHNPLSKPLPELVEGGLEMLYSYLKDKKHH, via the coding sequence ATGGGAGCCAAACAGTCAAGGACTGGCGCCAATGAGAAGGACCCCAAGAGGCTGCTGCCGGGGAAGAGACAGAAGTTCTCTTCGTGGGATGACACCCTGCTCTTGGGGAAGGACCCACGGTCTCTGCTGAAGCGCGGCATGCGGCACGTCAGCTTCAGCTTAGTCACCAAAGGAATGACAGACGTTCCAGACTTTCTGTGGGGCTTGTTGGAAGTCCAGAAACTCAATCTGTCCCACAACCAGCTCCGGGTTCTCCCCCCTGAGGTGGGCAGGCTGACCCGGATTGTGGTCCTGAACTTGTGTGGCAATCGCCTCAAGAGTCTCCCCAGAGAAGTCAGCCTCCTGCAGAGCCTCAAGGTCTTGTTCCTCAACATGAACTGCCTGGCGGAGGTGCCCGCCGAGCTCAGCCTGTGCAAGAACCTGGAAGTGCTGAGTATGTCACACAACTGCCTGTCCCAGCTCCCGGCCAGCTTTGCAGACCTCTCCAGACTTCGGAAGCTGAACCTCAGCAACAACTATTTCGCTCACATCCCCATCTGTGTCTTCTCTTTGAAGGAGCTGGATTTCTTGCACGTGGGCTCCAATCGCCTGGAAAACATCGCAGAGAGCATCCAGTGCCTGGCTAGCTTGCAGATCTTCATTGCAGAGAGCAACAACATTCACTCCTTTCCCAGGTCACTCTGCCTGGTCACCAGCCTAGAGCTGCTGAACCTGAACAACAACGACATCCAGACCCTTCCGGATGAACTCTACCTGCTCTGTAGACTGGGGAGGATTGCCTGGAACCCCATGGACAAGGGGTTGCACATTTCCCATAATCCTTTATCCAAGCCCCTGCCGGAGCTGGTGGAGGGGGGGTTGGAGATGCTCTACAGCTACTTGAAGGACAAAAAGCACCATTGA